The proteins below come from a single Tachypleus tridentatus isolate NWPU-2018 chromosome 13, ASM421037v1, whole genome shotgun sequence genomic window:
- the LOC143236544 gene encoding uncharacterized protein LOC143236544 produces the protein MESRLTKEEALYFVSKILEIPEAKRKLVTDRSAFLDHVIQTIHQVIPFQNISLLSLEPDHRHIPTWAEIKETMMAKQGGTCYILNVFVKYLLQALGFDVYHTASAFGFPNNHISTIVRNLSSRGTKHLVDFSAFPTFKAIPLDFKEESPVYSMSYLKFKFVRQGNLIIRVHKTLDIPIPKNRRNKDGWSDYFIFDLEPRDLSYFEDMTKVYTVAGVNSPILENLYFINFPGLQLCGIKNKFELSEGAKQKIQYKQLSSKFEVVQSIINKYPQFREDQIISAIDRINLFTIYK, from the coding sequence ATGGAATCCAGGTTGACCAAAGAAGAAGCtttgtattttgtatctaaaattCTTGAGATACCAGAGGCTAAGAGAAAATTGGTAACAGATCGCAGTGCTTTCCTAGATCATGTTATACAGACGATCCACCAAGTAATTCcttttcaaaatatatctttactttcactGGAACCGGATCATCGTCACATACCAACATGGGCtgaaattaaagaaaccatgATGGCTAAACAAGGAGGAACGTGTTACATTCTCAATGTCTTTGTGAAATATTTGCTTCAAGCTTTGGGGTTTGACGTATATCATACTGCATCTGCGTTTGGATTTCCAAACAATCATATTTCTACAATTGTTCGAAACTTGTCGTCACGTGGCACTAAACATCTGGTGGATTTCAGCGCCTTCCCAACGTTCAAGGCAATCCCGTTAGATTTCAAAGAAGAATCACCAGTTTATAGCATGTCATATCTCAAATTTAAGTTTGTTCGTCAAGGAAATTTAATAATACGAGTTCATAAAACTTTAGACATTCCTATACCCAAGAATCGGCGTAATAAAGACGGTTGgtctgattattttatttttgatcttGAACCTCGGGATCTTTCTTACTTTGAAGATATGACTAAAGTATACACCGTTGCAGGAGTAAACTCTCCAATcttagaaaatttatattttattaactttcctGGGCTCCAACTCTGCGGTATAAAGAATAAGTTTGAGCTCTCAGAAGGAGCCAAACAGAAAATTCAATACAAGCAGCTTTCATCAAAGTTCGAAGTGGTTCAgtcaattattaacaaatatccTCAATTTCGCGAAGATCAGATCATCTCAGCAATTGACAGAATAAATTTGTTCACCATTTATAAGTAA